AAATCTTGTACTGCATGCTCTGCATATTATTTAGTGTTGTTTTAAACTTGTCATATGTTTTCACAGAGGTTTCATGGAAAGCTGCTATTGACTTTTAGAAAACCTTTAGAAAAACATAATCCCAAATCTACATCCTCACCTGTATCCACTGAAGTAAGGCACTGCTCCTTTGAAAATGCTGTAAAACTGTCGAGGATTTACAACTGTGTTTCGTTCATTTACATCCCAAAGGCCTGACAGCACCTGGGAGAAAGCTGACATAGAAATGCAGGTAAAAAAGGAGGCGAAAATTATACACGGAAAAATAATGGcagtaattaaataaatatatatatatacatgcctTCCATGAGCTTAGCATCTTCTTTGGAGAACTTCTCATGCTTGTAAGACTGGAGGAGACAATAGTTTCTCAGGCCAGAGGTATGAGACAAACACTGGACCACTGCGTTCAGGAAACACTGATACCAGAACACAGTAAAGCAGAATGTGAGCAAAGAAGTTCCAGGCAATATAGCAGGTAAGTCTTTCAAAATTCATATgccattattataataataataattattattattattaattttactTACTGTGTTCCCTATGTTTCTAAGGCCAACTCTTCCACTTCCTAAGGCAAGTGGCTCTTTCtgcaaatttaaagaaaagctgTCAACTTCAAACCACAACAGCACGATGCTGCTGTCATGTGTCCTACTATTTGACCCCTGGCTGTGCTCAGGGCTCCATGCGCCTGTCTGCATGACCCTGCcatgtttgcatgtgtgtaACTTTACCAGGACAGATTTAGCCTCTTCATCTCATTAGAATAATAAGAAAGCTAAAATAAGGTCGGTCCCAAGCACTGATCCTATTAGTGAACCCCAGGTAGTGCTGACAGGTGCGTAAGCACGTGTGTTGATGTGTGTTGCTTCTTAAAACCTTCACGCAATATCTTTGTCTGTGTTTACATTTCTCTCATGACAATTGTGCCCCAATGAAACCACATTAAAAACAAGTATTCAAGGCTGATCGTGTTGTCCACACCTCATTGTCAGCAACCAGAAGAAGACCCATCAGGGACGTGTAGAGCACAGACTGGGAGATGTCGGCTGTCTCTCTCTGCAGACCGTTTTGAGACACCAGGGTTCGACACAGAGCCTCACAAGAGCCTTCCACATTCACACCACTAGAGCCGGGCATGCTATTATCCTGCTAAACCTCTGAAGGGGAAAGGTGTGTGGGATGTGGCAGCAAGAAGAGAAAGGAATCCCCCTTTTCAGGTAACGGAGTACAACGGAGCACTTTCCAGGTCAATAATGGGCAATAGCattcacagctgcagggaaaaAGAACAGGTCATTTATAAGTCAGCATCTGCTTTGGTAAATCTGTCATGCTGACAAGAGTGAGTTCATCAGTTCCACTTTCCACCAGTTCTCAGACTTAAAATGTTGCATACAAAAGATCACTGAGGGTCAAAGTCTAAGAGTCTTCAACGAATCATAACATCAACACCTGCTACTACAAGAGTTAAGATTATTGGAAAAGTCACACCAACCGTTCTATCATGAAGCTAAAATCCAGAGTTAAAGCTACAGAAGAGACTCACTTATGTAACTCCTAAATAACATGCTGTGGCAGTCTGAAACTAACCAATGCCAAGTCGTAACCGTTCTGTAAAGGTAAAGGGTAAACTCTAACAAATAAAGCAGGTTTGCAACTGACAAATATATGAGTATTTACAAACAAACTGGAGCGATTTGGTCTTACCTGATCACTCGGTCACTCTATCTGTGGACAAACTGTCCCAACCAAACTGTTCCCATCATCTGCTGAGCTTTTAAAAATGCATAAGGGGACGTCTACTGTTTcagcgtgtgtctgtgtgctccAACAGAAAGTCTACCTCTGTGCCCTGCCCTGCCACCGGTGTAAGAGAGAGGACGACAGAGAGATAGAGAGGGTGAAAAAcaggagaggaggggggggggggtaatcaTCTCTAATCTTTTCTCTGCAGATCTCTTTGTCTATAGATAGACAACTCATTGCTATCACAAGCACCTCAACAATCTTTCAAGTGTCAGtttattaaaatacaacatTTTCCATTCTAAATTCACATTCAGCAATTTACATTGCTCGTCACCATAACGACAAAagctagaaaaaaataaaaataaaagagatctTGCAAGAAACTCTGTGTGTCTCTTAAGTACAATCATCTTTCAGAAACAGTTCCATTTATTTCCCCAGCTCTAGTGTGGGGAGAGTCCACATGACAGGCAGCCAGGACATCAGTCCCCCCCGCTCAGCGGCTGGTGTGGTCGGCCATGTCTGTGTCCGAGCTGAGGCTGAGGCCGGCCATGGGACATAGAGCGGGGTCGGGGTGAAGAGAGAGCTGCGGCCGGCCGGTGTGAGCCGTCCTGTCTCTGGACTGTACAATTGCTTGGCGCAGGCAGGTGATCCACTGCTGCTTGCTGAAGGAGTCGTTGGCCTGCAGGCTGTAGGGGTTGGCTTTAGAGCGCCCTCTGCTGCTCACACGGAAGCAATTCTTCACTGCGGGACGACGATGGAAACAGTTGATTAGCCAGCAGTTTTGACAATGAAgtcattgttttgtgtttttatcacTACATAAGATAATGACAATTATTTCTAACACAATAATTAAACTCCAAAATAAAGCATTTTGAAATAGTAAACAATGTTGCATTattcaaaaacaagaaaaaaccgaggcactcaagaagttagaaaaatataaaaggcctttattaaatcatggcttagaaaaagttaaaatgcctagaaaaagttaaaatgccatttttggcattttaactttttctaagccatgatttaagaaaggccttttatatttttctaacttcttgagtgccttggttttttcttgtttttgaatcttttggatccccatgccgaagagcacctgaagtatactcttttttacacccagcagcactccatgcgttTGTAGTTGCCTTAATGTTGCATTATTGTAATGTAGCGCCTGATATAAAATCTATAGGATTATGCTGCCGAGTTACCTTTATCGTTCCCCCCAGAGAATGCTCCTCTGAAGGTGCTGCTCCCTCCAGCTTCTCCATCTGGGATCTCCTCCAGATTTATTAAGGCATTGGGCAGCGGTTGCCGGTACACATTAAAAAACTCTCCGCCGTCTCTGTCTTCACTGGGTTTGGTCAGCACCAAAGCCATCTcaaacagaaatacatgaagccGCTGACACAGAgaggcaaaacacacacacacacacacacacacaaacagttacaaaaaataatttatataaAAGTGAATATTGCCACCATGAAGGGGATAAAACATAAGGCAATTTTAAGTTGGACAGTCTATCACCCAGGCTGCTCATCCGTCCCATACTGGATGATTTGGCCCCTCTTCAAATGAAATTAAACTAAATAGCAAAAATCAGTGGAACATCAGAAAAGTTGTGAAACATAGCAGAAAACTACCTGTCCCTTATTGTTTTTGAGCTCTCCATGGCAGTAGATGAAGCGGGACTGGTCGATCTCTGTTAGTCTTTGACTGTTTTCGAGATAATTGAGTCCTCGTTTGTAAAACTGGCACTCTGCCTCCCCTGTCTTCTTGTTCACTTCTGACACAATATCCTGAATCAGCTCCAGCTGGGGTCGGGGGACAAAGAAGTAGATATGATCTTAAAAGGCTGCTttggtcattaagaaaaagaTGGATCTCCCACTCCAGAATACATAAAACTGTTGAAAAGGAAAAATAGATCAAGTAAAATCAAGATCTGGCTAGAGCTTAGAGCAtcagcaagaaaaaacaaagaatgcATTTCGAGACAATCTCACCAAGTTAAGTGCTATCCTGTTTCAAACAAAAACATCTCAGCTGTCAACTTTAGAGAGAATATACTGGAGTTACAAAGTTATACACTCAAAAGCTACACATTTTCTATTTCTCTGTCCCTGTGTAATGCCCATGTAATTACCATTTCTAATTGGTAACTGCAGTGCCAAAGTATCATATAATTACAGATTaggcttgttttgttttttttaatcacaatttGTAATTCTATTACCTTgtctccagtactcgagttgaggggggatgaggggggatggcatccccctgaaataaaaacggtaaaatcatcccccctttccatcccttatgtcatttcatcatttcattttactgctatttcaacatttagtcatcaccagaaaaataataccaaaaaataacttatttgacaattttcacctgtttcaagtaaattttcacttgaaataagtagacaaatctgccagtgggacaatatttatcttcttattacaagcaaaaaaaatcttgttctactggcagatttgtctgctaattttaagtgaaaatctacttgaaacaggtgaaaatagtagttttttttcagtgatgagtcttgttttaagtgtaatgacattttttttactaaaatgagacattttaactagaaatagaatagaatagaaataagaatatttgtcttattcttaagattttgagtttttgcagtgatccattttacttatcctgtgaaggacagagtcatattgataagttcagaaaagtgttttttattgttgtgttttgatgtatttgatgtaagcccagtggatatttaaagcttacagaaggctgcatttaactgctgctatgtcattcctgcagtgtttctgcaggtgttttggtcactgctattatttgtaatatattatattatttgtaatcagcacaaattatctgttcccatatgataaaatccaccatcccccctgatttttttttacaactcgagtactgcttgtcTCCATTGTGGACAACATACGTAAGAGAACAATCAATGTTTGTTTGTAGGTTGACACACGAATCCcattataatatatatgaaatacatttcaaaGTTAACGAGTGAATGAATGTGAATGTGCACGTGATGACAAGACAGACTCACAGCGTCAGGTAAAGAGTCTTCATCCGGATGCTCTGGAGGGGTGCACTTCTGAATCTCTCTCAACAGCAGAGGGTATTTGACCAAACGGCTACGAGGGAGATCCAGGAAGTTCCACAAGTCCAATTTTCTGCTGAACGAGGACTCCTGGCACAGACGCAGGAAGTGTTCCACTCTCTTCTCCTGCTTCTTCAGGTCCAGCAGGGCTTTGGCTCCCACCTGGTTACAGCAATATGTGATGTAGGCATCCAGGCAAGGGAACTGGAGAAAGACGGTCGGAGGAGAACAATGAGGCAACAAGtgtgaagaaacaaacaaagaaaaagcagGAATATGCGCAGAATAACAGCATGATGATCCTTGGTTTCCATGGAAATACTCACCCAGTTTAAAAGAGTTGGCCCCACCTCTCCAACGGTCTTCTCTGATCCCCTCAGCCTCTCAAGACGACTCAGGAGATCtagtcataaataaataaaggacacTTACATTTCCCTGACCTTAATTACTATGTCTACTACAGTTCCTACTTctcatataaaaaaataaaataaaataaatgtaatcagCTCTAATATTTAATCTAAAGTTAATAAAACACTCCTCACTTTTCTTTACATGGTAAAGCTGCACAATAGTTACAACTGACATCAAATTATTAACAGTAAATTATACATCATATGAGCTTGTACACCATTAaacatttgttatatattttaaTCAATGCCTAATGCCTTATTTTACTAATATTACGATTCAACTTTATCCACTGAATATACATGTGAAAAGGAAAGTTATTTTTCAGAACATAGCAAGCAAACTCATGACAGAAGCAGCATGTGAAGAACTCATTACAGCCTGACTGCTTCCATAGGAATCAGGAGTAAAGTGGACGCCGGTGGCTTCTAATCAAGGACACTTATACAGTTACCGATCACATAAAAGCTGTTGTTTTTCGCAGTTTGCTATTCTGAAGGAAAGAATTATGCTTAGAATCCATCTTTCTGAAAGTGGAAAGCACCCAGTTCATTTTCTGGTCTTCCAGGGAGTGGACATCTCAGTTCACCAGGGCGTGAAATACCTGATCGTCAAATGCTCGGGAGTTACATCTCAGGCTCTACGGGCCTtaattaaatgtgaaaaaaacagCATCTTGGCTAATATTTGCAAAGTGAAATAGTGTCCTTTGGAAATAAAGTGGAGCTGCTTATCCATAAGGTACAACGCTATATTTGGTTGAAAAGCAAATGCGacataaaagcaaaaacaatgtGCATTGGTTGTGACATCCAGAGTAAACTGTGAGACTGTCTGATGTCAAAAAGCTCAAGTGAAACTGGGTCATGGAGCAGGTCAGTGACACTGAGCCACAGTTAAAGCTGAACTAATCGCTGgagggaataataataataagaatgaaaaagataaataaataaagaatcaaAGTGTTGCAATGGTCCCGTCAAAGTCGAGacctgaatgtgtgtgtgttaaacttaGCTTTTCACACACTGCTTCGGCATTGTGGCTTAATTGTACTTTCAGTACATTACTACTACATTCAACGTCATTAATTGATGTTCATCTGtattagtttgattttaatttgattttaacATGTCCAACATTAGAACTGATAGGAGGGTGTACTTTATTTTTCACATCCCTATACACGGTCAGGAAACATGGAGGTTCATGAATGCTTAGAAACTGAGGGGCAAGAATGTGCagagaacatttaaaaaaaataaaaaataaataaaataattaaaaaaaatgaccttCATGGAGGGGAATGAGCGAGTCCAGAGTACCAAAGATTTGTCCAAGCTCATTCTCTGAAAGTATTTCCAACTTCCGCATGGGCTCATAGTACACCTATTACAAACACAGCAGAGAGCTCGGGTGAGAAAAGGAACAGGGTGCAGGAGACACTAAATGAATCCAAGTGCAACAGAAACAGTGGAATGGACAAATGTTAAAGCATGTTCAATATCTTCTCCTCCTGTGGAGCTGTTTGGTGAACAAGTACCTTTTTGACCAAACTAAGATCGTCTATAAGTTGCCTCTCTCCCTGAGTCAGCTCATATATAACCTGCAAAAGAGTAAACAGTTGAACACACAGTAAGCAAAGGTAATTTCTACACACATTTGAACAACGTTGTATATGGTGCAAACTCTGTGCAGTGTAACAGCTGATTATTCAGTGAAGGAAGTTGAGGTTCTAGTGCCAGCTCACATCCTCTTTCATAACACCCATGAAAAGCAGCTTAAGAGAAATGAAGAATATGTGATAGTCATTCTGCCCACATTACCACCATGGCTCTATCAACATACTAACCCCCCTTCGcctccaaaaaaagaaaacaggactATTTTAAGGGTTGCGTAGAAGCTTTGGCTTCCGCAGACGGTATAAAGTCTGCTGTCCTTCACACCTCTTGACGTTTGATTTCTTTTGCGGTTAGGTCATGGTTCTCCACGGTGTCACTCCAGCACTGGTTGTTACGCCGCCGTGGAAATGATGACCCGCTGGCGCGGGCTCGCATGAGAGCTGGGGGCAAAGGTCGCGCATCCGTGCGAAAACTAATGGATCGCTGTGAAAACAGAGCAGTTGTTAGATATCTGCTTGCGATTCGCTGGCTATTctgcaccagaaccagaacgCGTGTCAGTTGGTGCACGGCTACCGAAATAGACTGCCCGATGCGGGACAGAGCCGTCATCTTCCCCGGGGTAATGACACCTGTGAGGCTGTTGGACTTCACCACAGGTTTAACCCTTTTATTACTGGGCTCCTAATGCAAAGGTCAAAATGAAAAGTTAAGAATCACATTTTGGAACGTTGACACAAAATGTCCTGCAAGCTCATTTTCAGTTTCGTTGCATCTGCAGGAATATCTGGCATCTGTGAGAAGACCTGACCTCCAAATCTTTGTGGTGGTCCAACATCATttcaccctcctcctcctcctcctcctcgtcatcCTAATGGACGGAAAAAGTGAAGTCAATGCACTTTGAGTTCAGGAAAATGCGAAGAGAGAGGTGCTGAGAGGGGTGAGATGTTGCATGGTGCAGAGCTCTCATTTCCTGTGCGAGTCTTTCAAAGAGGAAGAAGGTTCAAACTGTGCCTCAGTCAATACAAGATGTCTGCCTGTTTTTCCTCCAACTAACCGCATCTTCTGTAGAATTAGTGTGACAGCATTAGAACGAGAGctgaaaaataatttctgaaaatggAATTGCATAAGATACGTGACGCAGCAAAATAGGTAAACCTGTGGAAAGTGGAAACATTTCAATAAGCTGGAAAGCAGCAAGATgtgattaaacaaaaaaaataatcagagaaCTGCCCAGGCTGCAAATTTAACGTTTacatttgcatgtgtgtgtcagtTCTACACTCAGCATTGTGGTTTACAAAGGTAAAGTTAACTAACTTCCGCTTGTTACTGAGAAATGCAGACATGGCTGTGATGTGGATCCTCAGATAGCTCTCAGATTATTGCTCACCTCTGCAATTCTTGTCACAGGTTCAGGTGCTGggtcttgttttcttttcttctaaAAGGATACATTTATGTGAAAGTGAGTTTTTCATATTTTAGATCTTTGGAAAGAAGAAACTGCAGCAAGGTAGCTTACCCCAACATGGTCACTGGGGGTGGAATGAATCTCGCCTGACATGGGAGACCTAAGAAGTGCAAACTCTCAGGCAAAGAGCAACTATTCATGCACAAGTTCACATTATTTTATTAGAGATTTATCTGACAGATGACAGCATGGGTAGTGGAACTAAAATACTTAACATTTTTACAGTGGAAAATTTAATTATTAGCACTTAACATTCTTATAACCACTTTTCCAAGTGTGTAGTACATTAGTATGATCAGGTTTAAATTATTTCATTACATCACCAGATGCACATCATCAAACCAGATAAAAAGTACTGATGTTAAAGTGACCCTCATCAATAATGCAGCaaaaagagcaataataaatgTAAAACCACATCATACCAGGAAGTCTTTGTGTCACAAGCCTCCTTCACTTCCATTTTCTCCTCAATGCATGTTCACAAAATCACTACACGTCCCCAAGACGGTGAAATAATCCAAATTTAAGCCAGTATTAGCCGTCACTCCTGTGACTTACTCACATCGAGCTGCCTTTTAAGTTAAGTGCACTTCTTCCTCCTCAGTCTTCCTTGTCTCACAGACCACATCCTTTACGGTTGCACATACTTGCATATCCGCTCTTCTCGGGGAGGAGTGTTCAAAACTTTAATGTAGACTTATCACTGCAATCTGTTAACTGTATTATTGATGAAACAACTGTTTCAAAGTTGTCGACATTAGACTAACATGCCGCAAGACATGAGGAAGTGAGATTACACACGCAGCTTTACTTCATTGAGCGCCCTTTAAAATGACTGTTTCAAAAGTAAAGCAAGGAATTATATATTTCATGCTTTGCATCAATGAGGGAAACCATCTGATATGGGGGTTTCCATTTCAAGCTTACATTTCTGTATTAACCTGTTATCTAGTTTATTTCCCGGATGTGGTGCTCAATAATAATGAAACTTCAGATGAGCACAAAGCAGGTCAGAAGGGTAAAACATGCATTTCTGAGTGTCACAACTGTTCAACCATGAGTCATACTGAGAAAAACCAAATAACCACACAAACATATGTTTATTTTAACATGTTTATTCACTACCACACTAAGTGCTCCCATTTCAAGATCCATCTCAATGCCTCACTCTTACACTGTCATTTGGAGTTAAAGTAAAAAGAATGATCTGCAAGGTGTGTGCCAAAACTGTAAACCCCTGCCTCCCtccctaaaataaaataaaatttaacaAAACACGTAatataaaggaagaaaaacaaaattagtGCAAGAGCATCTTGAAAGCATCACTGTGCTGTGTTGAGGGTTTAGGGGTGCCTCAGACAGGAAGGAAACTATTGCCAGTGCGATATATTTGGATATTCATTCAGGAAAGGCCATCAACTTGGattttttttcagtcttatgGGATGACCGTGTTTTAATTAATGAGGTGTATCATTCAAGgaaataaaatgggaaaaagaaaCTGCGTCTACAAGACGAGGgttggaggaggaaaaaaggcaagTAGAGTGGACGACAGGTGTTGGGCTGGATCGAAAATCCCCCATTTATTTCTCAAGACG
This is a stretch of genomic DNA from Cololabis saira isolate AMF1-May2022 chromosome 12, fColSai1.1, whole genome shotgun sequence. It encodes these proteins:
- the arhgef3l gene encoding rho guanine nucleotide exchange factor (GEF) 3, like, translated to MEVKEACDTKTSWSPMSGEIHSTPSDHVGKKRKQDPAPEPVTRIAEDDEEEEEEEGEMMLDHHKDLEEPSNKRVKPVVKSNSLTGVITPGKMTALSRIGQSISRSISFRTDARPLPPALMRARASGSSFPRRRNNQCWSDTVENHDLTAKEIKRQEVIYELTQGERQLIDDLSLVKKVYYEPMRKLEILSENELGQIFGTLDSLIPLHEDLLSRLERLRGSEKTVGEVGPTLLNWFPCLDAYITYCCNQVGAKALLDLKKQEKRVEHFLRLCQESSFSRKLDLWNFLDLPRSRLVKYPLLLREIQKCTPPEHPDEDSLPDALELIQDIVSEVNKKTGEAECQFYKRGLNYLENSQRLTEIDQSRFIYCHGELKNNKGQRLHVFLFEMALVLTKPSEDRDGGEFFNVYRQPLPNALINLEEIPDGEAGGSSTFRGAFSGGNDKVKNCFRVSSRGRSKANPYSLQANDSFSKQQWITCLRQAIVQSRDRTAHTGRPQLSLHPDPALCPMAGLSLSSDTDMADHTSR